The Planctomycetaceae bacterium genome includes the window CATCCCCAGAAATTCAATCTGGCCGACTGGCTGGAACACAGCTTCGAGTCTTCCAAAGCGGCAGCGGCCAGCTGCAAACCATACGCATCCATTTTGCTCGCGATGTCGCCCGCTACGTCAAAGAATCCCGCTGGCACAAAAGCCAGAAACTGAGCCAACAAAAGGACGGCAGCCTGATCGCCGAATTCCGTCTGACCGACACCCAGGAGATTAAGCGCTGGATCATGAGCTTCGGCCCCAATGCCACGGTGCTGGAACCCAGGGCACTGGTGGAAGAGATCTCGATGGATCTTGACCGATGCGGCTCACTCTATGTCCAGGAAAGAATCCGGTCAATGACTGAAAACCGGAATTGCGGTGTGGCCAAGCTGGGATTGGGGGACTTATCCGGAAGAATCACATCCAGTGGCTTGTCACCTGCTGGATGTGGGAAACGCATGCCTCGCCCTTTGGAATAAGTCCATGGGAGACGAACTGCGGGCACGGTGGGCACGATGCCTCTCGTTGGATGAACAAACGGCGGGACGATGGATTGCATTTTGGGCGGCGACGCATGACATCGGTAAAATTTCGCCGGGATTTCAGTTCAAGTCACCGTCGGCAAAACAACAGTTGAAGGCGTTGGGCTTCGCGATCAGCTCCTCACCGGTCTTGCCCCACGCCAGACTGTCGGCAGTTTATCTCCAGGACGAATTGAGTGATCCCCGGAACGGCGCATGGCCAGCCGTTTCAAAAAAGATGGCTGCATGTGTGGCTGCGGTTGTCGGCGGACACCACGGTGTCATCCCCGGGGCAGGTGAACTGCGAAATTGCCGCAACTCGCTGGGCCAGGGGGCATGGGTTGAAGCTCGCTCACGAGTCATGACATTGATCGCAGACGAGTTTTCGGTAGCGGGTTCGGTCCCTCCTTGCGAACTCATTCCAGAAGCCGGAGGATTCTGGCTGTTTCTTGCCGGGCTGATTTCCGTAGCCGACTGGGTGGGATCGAACGCGAAATTCTTCCAGGCGAACGGTCGATGGGCCGGTGCGGACGTTGATTGGGACGAATACCGGCAACTATCGCAGCAACGCGCCGACGATGCTGTGCGTCAGCTCGGCTTTGGAAGGTGGTCACCACGAAAAACGGGGCCCTTGTCCTTCACTGATGTTCATCCCGAAATTCAGTCGCCCCGGCCGCTACAGAAATGTTGTGTTGAGATCGTGAGCCACACGACGAAACCGCAGCTTGTTCTGATCGAAGCTCCGATGGGAGAAGGCAAGACAGAAGCTGCGGTCTATCTTGCAGACCATTCCAGTCACGTACTTGGTGGCCGCGGATTGTATATTGCCCTGCCGACTCAGGCGACGTCCAATCAGATGTTTAGCAGAATCGAAAAGTGGTTACGGCAGCGATATCAGTTCGAAGATGAAACCCAACGAATTAATCTGCAATTGCTGCACGGCAGGACCGGTTTCTCTGAAGCCTTCTCTGAACTGCTTAAGATCGCGGAAATTGACACTACGGAAACACGCCTCCATCACGCAATATGGTGACGGAATGAAGCCACCTTCGGCCAACGTGTTGGCCGAATCATGGTTTGCAGAAAATCGCAAACAGCAACTTCTGGCACCGTTTGGTGGTGGTACGATCGATCAGCTGTTAATGGCGGTACTGCAGACCAAACACCATTTCGTGAGGTTGTTGGGCTGTGCGGCAAAACTGTAATTCTGGACGAAGTGCATGCCTACGACGCCTATGACGACTCTGATGGAGCGATTGCTGGAATGGCTGGCAAGTCTCGGCTGTCCTGTGGTGCTGCTTAGCGCAACGCTGCCATCTGAGCGACGGAAGAAGCTGATCGGAGCCTACACCGAATTTGTGAAGTGACACTGCCAACGGACACCTATCCACGAATCACAGTTGCGAAATATGGTGAAGACCAGCTCGCCTCACACGCCGTAGAAACAGACCCAGCCAGACATCTGACTGTCAGAATCGCGTGGCTTAATGAAACGGAATTGGTGACTCAACTGCAGGACGTTCTGAATGATGGAGGATGCGTTGGCATTGTCTGCAATACGGTTCAGCGTGCTCAGAATATGTTTCGTACGCTGGCAGATGCTTTCAGAATGATGGCGTCGAGGTTAACCTTTTCCATGCACGCTTCCCTGTCGCAGATCGCATGCGAATCGAGGGACAAGTGTTGGAATCACTGGGGCGTCCAATCGACAATCCCAAGCGGCCTCCACGCATGATTCTTGTCGCGACTCAGGTTATTGAGCAGAGTCTCGACCTCGATTTTGACCTGCTGATTTCTGAAGTCGCTCCGATTGACCTGATTCTGCAGAGAGCGGGAAGACTCCATCGACATCCAGGGCGACCGCGGCGTATCGCCTCGTCACTCCACAACTGTGGCTGGTGAAACCAGTATTGGATGAGGTCGGTATCCCCGACCAGGCGTTTCAGTCGGGTTTACTGAACAGGGGAAATACCGCCCCGGAATCTACGATCGGCATATTCTGCTGCGAACATGGCTGACGTTGGTTGGCGAACTCAGCAGTGATCAAACAATTCATCTGCCCAACAACCTTGAGCGACTTGTCGAGAACGTTTACTCCCCACCGACGTTCGCAACCTTTTTCCCGCTGATTGGCGTTCGAATGGAACGAACGTGGGAGGGTCTGCAGCAGGGAATTCAAAACAGCGAGTCAAAAAGGCCACCGATGTGCGAGTGCCCGCACCAGGAGCCGATGATCTGCTGACGGGCTCACGCCCGCAACTTAATGAAGACGATCCCGCAGTGCATCGAAACCTGCAGGCAGTCACTCGTGAAGGCGACCCGTCGATGACGCTTGTTCTGCTCTACAAGGAAAGATGGGCTGCTGTCTCTTGATGCAGAAGGAACGGAGCTCGTGGTGCTGAAGTCCGCTCCGTCGACACAGACAGTCCGCAAGTTGCTCGAACGATCGTTGTCCATTTCCAACCGATTTTGGGTCAATCACTTTACAGCCCAGGACGTGCCTGTTGGTTGGCGAAAATCAGGGGCTCTCTGCTACGCCCGAGCTGTCTCACTTAACGCTTCCGGCCGGTACAGTGCTGGTACGCATCACCTCAGATTTGATCCGGAACTCGGACTCGTTTTCGAGCGGGAGGAATCATGAATCACTTTGGATTCGGTCAAGCAAAGCTTCTGTGTTGCGGCTCAGGTGAACAATCGCGTAGACGACCACTTCCGATCGCACGATTTCAAACACAATCACATATGGAAATCGCTTCAGACGACACCGTCGAATGGGGCGATCGACAGTCAAGGCTTCGAGTATCGGAAAGCTTGCTGCGTCGACTTCAATCGCCGTCATTGCGGCTTCATACTGATCCAGAAACTGGTTGCCGAGTCCGGACTGCTGTTC containing:
- a CDS encoding CRISPR-associated endonuclease Cas3'' is translated as MACHLLDVGNACLALWNKSMGDELRARWARCLSLDEQTAGRWIAFWAATHDIGKISPGFQFKSPSAKQQLKALGFAISSSPVLPHARLSAVYLQDELSDPRNGAWPAVSKKMAACVAAVVGGHHGVIPGAGELRNCRNSLGQGAWVEARSRVMTLIADEFSVAGSVPPCELIPEAGGFWLFLAGLISVADWVGSNAKFFQANGRWAGADVDWDEYRQLSQQRADDAVRQLGFGRWSPRKTGPLSFTDVHPEIQSPRPLQKCCVEIVSHTTKPQLVLIEAPMGEGKTEAAVYLADHSSHVLGGRGLYIALPTQATSNQMFSRIEKWLRQRYQFEDETQRINLQLLHGRTGFSEAFSELLKIAEIDTTETRLHHAIW
- a CDS encoding type II toxin-antitoxin system RelE/ParE family toxin — encoded protein: MNVRIWSVAEQELTAAALWYEEQQSGLGNQFLDQYEAAMTAIEVDAASFPILEALTVDRPIRRCRLKRFPYVIVFEIVRSEVVVYAIVHLSRNTEALLDRIQSDS